The sequence CGTCCCCTGCACGAGGGTGATGAACGACCCGACGTAGCGGACGCGCTCCCCGATCCAGCGGAACCCTGCGGTTTCAGCCGGCATCGAGGTCGAGCGCGAACAGGTGCGGGTCTCGCGCCCGCGCCCGCTCGAGCGCCGCGGCGAGCAGGCCGCGGAACAACGGGTGCGGCCGGTCCGGCCGGCTCTTGAACTCGGGGTGGGCCTGCGTGCCGATCCAGAAGGGATGGCCGGGGAGCTCGATGAACTCGACGAGGCGGCCGTCGGGCGAGGTCCCCGAGCAGACGAGACCGTGCGCCTCGAGCCGCGCCCGGTAGCGAGGGTTGACCTCGTAGCGGTGGCGGTGGCGCTCGGTCACCGTCGTCTCCCCGTAGAGCTGCGCGACCTGCGAGTCCGGCGCCAGGCGCGCGACGTAGGCCCCGAGCCGCATCGTCCCGCCGAGGTCGGCGACGTCGGCCTGCTCGTCCATGAGGTCGATCACCGCGTCCGGCGTCGACGGGTCGAACTCCCGGGAGTTGGCGCGCTCCAGCCCGAGCACGGCGCGGGCGAACTCGACCACCATGAGCTGGAGTCCGAGGCACAGCCCGAGGCAGGGCACCTCGTGGCGGCGGGCGTAGCCGGCCGCCACGACCTTGCCCTCGATGCCGCGCTCGCCGAAGCCACCGGGGATGACCATCCCGTCGAGCCGCGCGAGGTCGGACGCGTTCGCCGGCGTGACCTCCTCGGCCTCGATCCACTCGATCGCGACGCGCGCCCCGAGGTGGTAGCCCGCGTGGCGCAGCGCCTCGACGACGGACAGGTAGGCGTCGGGCAGCGTGACGTACTTGCCGATCACGCCGATGCGGACGGTCTCGGTCGCGAGCGCCACCCGCTCGAGGAACTGCTCCCAGGAGGTCAGGTCGATCGGTCGGTCGGGCCCATCCAGGCGGAGGATCGAGCACACCGTCGCGTCCAGCCCCTCCTCGTGCAGGAGGAGGGGGATCTCGTAGATCGTCTCGGCGTCGACCGCCGAGACGACCGCCTCGATGGGGACGTCGCAGAGCAGGGAGATCTTCTGCTTCAAGGCGTCGGAGATGGGCTGCGCGCTGCGGCACACGATGACGTCGGGCTGGATGCCCCGGCTGCGCAGCTCCGTCACCGAGTGCTGCGTCGGCTTCGTCTTCTGCTCGCCGGAGGGCGCGAGGTACGGGACGAGGGTCA comes from Acidimicrobiales bacterium and encodes:
- a CDS encoding CTP synthase, with the protein product MSKFIFVTGGVSSSLGKGLTASSIGRLLKARGLRVTMCKLDPYINFDPGTMNPFEHGEVFVTDDGGETDLDLGHYERFIDESLHRYSNATTGQIYSAVIQKERRGDYLGRTVQVIPHITDEIKERIRRLATDDVDVVITEVGGTVGDIEIVPFLEAIRQFRREVGRENVCYVHLTLVPYLAPSGEQKTKPTQHSVTELRSRGIQPDVIVCRSAQPISDALKQKISLLCDVPIEAVVSAVDAETIYEIPLLLHEEGLDATVCSILRLDGPDRPIDLTSWEQFLERVALATETVRIGVIGKYVTLPDAYLSVVEALRHAGYHLGARVAIEWIEAEEVTPANASDLARLDGMVIPGGFGERGIEGKVVAAGYARRHEVPCLGLCLGLQLMVVEFARAVLGLERANSREFDPSTPDAVIDLMDEQADVADLGGTMRLGAYVARLAPDSQVAQLYGETTVTERHRHRYEVNPRYRARLEAHGLVCSGTSPDGRLVEFIELPGHPFWIGTQAHPEFKSRPDRPHPLFRGLLAAALERARARDPHLFALDLDAG